The nucleotide window TGTACCTTCTAATCCCAGAATATttacttacgaaattttctgataattttcttcttctgcacaaaaaccTCGAGTACTtgagaggaataatttccttaaggacacactgtgtattcaatGGGCTCGATTTGTTCCTATattgttttcaaaatttattttgaagttcaaatactgttttcagaatttatttctacGAACTTTCTACTTCTGTTTTCAGAAAgattattgttttatttatttacagcaatacagattaataacaacaataacacttACAAATTTTCCTCATGCTACAACAGCGAAACAATCTACCAATTCTAACGTTTAAAACCTATTTCATGTTTAGAACTGTTGATATATCCCGTCTAAATCCTGAATCTGCCTCATCATACAGCTAAAAAGAATTCAAATcattcatttcttcttctttgacTTATTGGAGAGCGACTGAGTATATGCAGTGCCCTGCataaaaagataaaaggaagTTATAAATTCTTCAATACCAACTCCAGGCGTAGAGATAATATTCCATGATTTGAAACACAAAACCTTTCCAGAAAAAAGCTCCTAACGATAAAAGACTAACCTGCAGCCATTCATCCATGGATGCATCAGTTGTAGCAGTTCCAACTTCAACCTTTGCCTTTGGTACTCTCTTAGTTTTCTGTACATTTGAAAAACAGGAGGAGAAAATTTGAGGAAAACAGAGCAAGTATAGGGCACTTTACCTCACCAAATAGGTGGGAATGCATCACATATATCCTCATTATACCGTCGCACGTTTAACCTCGCTCAAGACCTATTTAGAGAGTTAAGGTAGACAAAAAAATCCTTTGACTGTCTTGACTCCACATAATAAACACCCTCATgtatcagaatacaaataattttATTAGCTCCAGCTGCTCGATAGATCACTTTGTGCTTACTGTCATTTCTTTGTATACCTAAATATCTCACTAGCACAACCACATCAAGTTTCAGTTACTTAGAGGAGCAGATTTAAAGATTGTAGAAACCAAAATATATACTAGCTCCGAAGAGTATGGCTGTGTAAGAGCTAAAAATGTAAACCAACAAATACGAACACACTGTAGCCCTACAACCGGTTTCACTATAAGTATTTTATGGTCCAAACCACTATCTCTGATGCACTAGCAACATATTTCGGCCTTACAAGGACCATATGATGAGTATGCGCAATCACCTTTGAGAGGTTTTGTATCTGACCACGTATCCAGAATACAGAAAGGCCAATGAGGGCAATTCCAAGGGAGACCAAGAAAACAGTCTCAACACTGAGAAGGCCACCAGGCTCACTAACTTCAATAGTGCCATTATGGAATGTACTTTGGTAAGGGTTCTGGTCTATCTCGTAAATAATTGTGCCAACAAGATCATAATTTCCTGGCTGCAACATAAAGAAAAAGTTTACTCAGCCCAGAAAAGATACAGTGGCACTCAAGTGTAAGCAAATAAACATGAAAATAAGCAGATAGTTGAAGAGAAAGAAAATTGCGGCAACGTTGACAGAGAAACCTACCTGCAAGAATTTGCTGACTGCAAATATATATGGAAAAGTAGCCTGAGCTGAAGGATGAACTGTTGCATTGTTAAAAGCCTGGGAAATGAAAAAAATACACAGATAGCAAACCGTCCAAATTAATATATAGAAAAGAAGCATGGTAACTAGAAGATTTATCCGATCAAAGAGATATAACACCAAAGTACAACAAATGTAATGCTTCTAGCTATCTTAGAAGCTCTCTACCTTTGAAATAAGCCTAAAAGTGAATTTAACAATGTTCCAGAGCAGCCATTATAAAGAGATTGGAGAAAACGGAGTGAAACAACTCCATCCAATCACATTTATCATTTCTGTAACAAAATCTCATTATCAAAGTCAAACAACTTCTACGACCACAACTTTCTTGAACATTAGCATTTTCTTAATCTATGAAATCTGTGGTTTATGGTATTATGAGAAAACGAATGGATTAGTGTCTGAGATCACCTCCAAACTTAGTAAGTATAACCAACGTAAACCAATCCCTATCATCTCTTTTTGGACATCCGTTATAGTTCATATGCTATGGTAAGGTTTCTTATGCAATTACTACATGTGATTACCAAGTCTCAGAAATAACAACGTGCATATTTTGATAAATAAAGGAAATTCTACCTTGTAGAACAAGTGTACAACAGATTAATTATCCGAAACACATTCCCGCAATCGCATCTGTAGTGCATCCAAGTAGAACTGGTGGTCCAAGACGAAAACATGAGCGTATTTGGTATGATCAAAAATGCTTTCCACTTGATGAAATCATTTTCGGTGTTTGGTTATCCTTTATAGTGGAAGAGAAAATTTACCACTTAAAGGGGGAAAATGATTAACGTCACCTGTAGGTGAAAGTCATTTTCCTTGACAAATATCTCAACTCGTACTCCATATAAGTTGTTTCTATCAACACTTAAGTATTGCTATCAACCTTTAATACTCAAATGTCACCATGGTACTATCCTTGTACCCTATCATACGGCTTGCACAATACCAAATATCACATACTTTCATCAGGAAAAGACCTGGTGATTTTTTCATATCACCCATTTTTTAAACCTAACCAAAAATTTAAGAAATGGTCGCAAAGTAAAACATTTTCCATGGAAACCTTTCCGAtgaaaaacattttcctctaaATAAAATGTCATCCAACATAGAAATGGAAGGTAGTCTAGTCCACTTCTACACTTTCTCAATGTTCAATTTTATCATCTAACTTAGCTTGTTGCGAGGAAGTGCAATGAAACCTTTTTAACTGAACCGAAGAAAGTTGTAACCAAAAACACTAACATGGAAACTTTCTGGTAATATTAAGATATTATACAGTAACAACAATTTAAATTT belongs to Nicotiana tabacum cultivar K326 chromosome 6, ASM71507v2, whole genome shotgun sequence and includes:
- the LOC107780285 gene encoding translocon-associated protein subunit alpha, coding for MTFRLFFLLALFLSSSSILQVARCQSDPDTEVVEGTEEGRDIGIVGEDVQDFSSESFNPAPGVETVCVFPKNPSKSVTAGEESELLVGMKNDGESRLNIIAIQASVHLPVDHRYLVQNLSAQAFNNATVHPSAQATFPYIFAVSKFLQPGNYDLVGTIIYEIDQNPYQSTFHNGTIEVSEPGGLLSVETVFLVSLGIALIGLSVFWIRGQIQNLSKKTKRVPKAKVEVGTATTDASMDEWLQGTAYTQSLSNKSKKKK